One region of Oryza sativa Japonica Group chromosome 5, ASM3414082v1 genomic DNA includes:
- the LOC4337784 gene encoding probable ATP-dependent DNA helicase CHR719 — MAASVEAAAAAVVAPPASVGGDEVVVGGGGGGASEQARTLIGALNLLSRNLPLPPAVLHAVSSIYHGGDAWEGEGEEGGEEEVAAAAAAVGDGCGESGEGEEDRADASPGADEGVTLIQELEDAVLKNQGPYMSYSELTALKEDRFNTSIQHRLTELEGLPSTRGEDLQMKCLLELYGLKLLDLQKKVRTDISAEYWLHKKCAHPDRQLFDWGMMRIRYPFTMYGIGDSFSMDADDINRKKRFSERISRLEEEEKNQAEIRKRKFFSEILNAAREYQLQVPASYKRKKQRNDGVLAWHVRARQRINRMEKSRLQVLKAGDQEAYLRMVEESKNERLKLLLGKTNELLEGIGKAVQRQKDAEHVSRPDGSELPKGSESDDCSQISGLKVESPDEESPSDVDADHHSSADHSKFNAGHRLDSTVHSIEEKVTEQPSALEGGELRPYQLEGLQWMLSLFNNNLNGILADEMGLGKTIQTIALIAYLLEKKEVTGPHLIIAPKAVLPNWSNEFKTWAPSIGTILYDGRPDDRKALREKNFGQRQFNVLLTHYDLILKDLKFLKKVHWHYLIVDEGHRLKNHECALARTLVSRYQIRRRLLLTGTPIQNSLQELWSLLNFILPNIFNSSQNFEEWFNAPFACEVSLNDEEQLLIIHRLHQVLRPFLLRRKKDEVEKYLPVKTQVILKCDMSAWQKAYYEQVTSNGRVSLGSGLKSKALQNLSMQLRKCCNHPYLFVEHYNMYQRQEIVRSSGKFELLDRLLPKLQRAGHRVLLFSQMTKLLDILEVYLQMYQFKYMRLDGSTKTEERGRLLADFNKKDSEYFLFLLSTRAGGLGLNLQTADTVIIFDSDWNPQMDQQAEDRAHRIGQKNEVRVFVLVSVGSIEEEILDRAKQKMGIDAKVIQAGLFNTTSTAQDRRALLQEILRRGTSSLGTDIPSEREINRLAARNDEEFWLFEKMDEERRQRENYKPRLMEGIEVPDWVFANDTLTEKIPADEPQNVLLTTKRRRKEVVYSDSFGDQWMKADDVVEETPRMAPRAKRSAYSSDVQEVDFSERRKRHKSLVNIADDASIPMWTPEKVRAGVSSYSKDENEDDAEDESTTSVLQGGSFTWKTLRRKRSSHFSNSSDSKGRSAF; from the exons ATGGCTgcctcggtggaggcggcggcggcggcggtggtggccccGCCCGCCTCCGTGGGCGGTGacgaggtcgtcgtcggcggcggcggcggcggggcgtcgGAGCAGGCCAGGACGCTCATCGGCGCGCTCAACCTGCTCTCCCGCAACctcccgctgccgcccgccgtccTGCACGCCGTCTCGTCCATCTaccacggcggcgacgcgtgggagggggaaggggaggaggggggtgaagaggaggtggcggcggcggcggcggctgtcggGGATGGATGCGGCGagagcggggagggggaggaggaccgCGCGGATGCTTCTCCCGGTGCGGATGAG GGAGTCACCTTGATTCAAGAGCTTGAAGATGCTGTATTGAAGAATCAAGGACCGTATATGTCATACTCAGAGTTGACTGCTTTAAAAGAAGACCGCTTCAACACTTCCATTCAGCATAGGCTGACTGAACTTGAAG GATTACCATCTACTAGGGGTGAAGATTTGCAAATGAAGTGTTTGCTTGAATTGTACGGGCTTAAG TTATTAGACTTGCAGAAGAAAGTAAGGACTGATATCAGTGCAGAATACTGGCTACACAAAAAATGTGCACACCCTGATAGGCAATTGTTTGACTGGGGGATGATGCGTATACGGTATCCTTTTACCATGTATGGAATTGGAGATAGTTTTTCAATGGATGCTGATGATATCAACCGCAAAAAGAGATTCTCAGAG AGGATCTCAAGACTTGAAGAGGAGGAAAAGAACCAGGCAGAGATCAGGAAGAGgaaatttttttcagaaattcTTAATGCTGCTAGGGAGTATCAGCTACAAGTACCGGCTTCTTACAAACGAAAAAAACAGCGCAATGATGGAGTTCTG GCATGGCATGTTCGTGCACGTCAACGTATAAATCGCATGGAAAAGAGTAGATTACAAGTTTTGAAGGCTGGTGACCAAGAAGCTTATTTGCGTATGGTTGAGGAGAGCAAGAACGAGCGCCTGAAACTGCTCCTTGGAAAAACAAATGAGCTTCTTGAAGGAATAGGGAAAGCTGTGCAGAGACAAAAAGATGCTGAGCATGTTAGTCGCCCTGATGGATCTGAACTGCCAAAAGGGTCAGAATCTGATGATTGTTCTCAAATATCAGGCCTCAAGGTTGAATCCCCTGATGAAGAGTCCCCATCAGATGTTGATGCAGACCATCATAGTTCTGCTGATCATAGTAAATTTAATGCTGGCCATAGGCTTGATTCTACCGTCCACTCTATTGAAGAGAAG GTAACGGAACAACCATCAGCTCTTGAAGGTGGGGAGTTAAGACCATATCAATTAGAGGGCCTGCAATGGATGCTTTCTTTATTCAACAATAATTTGAATGGTATTCTGGCTGATGAAATGGGTTTGGGGAAAACAATTCAGACCATAGCTTTGATCGCCTATCTATTGGAGAAGAAGGAGGTTACAGGACCACACTTAATAATAGCACCAAAGGCCGTGTTACCAAATTGGTCTAATGAATTCAAAACTTGGGCTCCTAG CATTGGGACAATTCTGTATGATGGTCGTCCAGATGATAGGAAGGCTCTAAGGGAAAAGAATTTTGGACAACGGCAGTTTAATGTTTTGCTCACGCACTATGACTTGATACTGAAAGATCTGAAGTTCCTGAAGAAGGTTCACTGGCATTATCTGATAGTTGATGAAGGACATCGTTTGAAAAACCATGAATGTGCGCTTGCTCGCACACTAGTTTCTAG ATATCAAATCCGTCGCCGATTACTTTTGACTGGCACTCCAATCCAAAATAGCCTACAAGAGCTGTGGTCTTTGCTGAACTTTATTCTTCCCAATATTTTTAATTCATCACAGAATTTTGAGGAATGGTTTAATGCACCATTTGCATGTGAAGTCAGCCTTAATGATGAGGAACAGCTGCTAATTATACATCGTTTGCATCAA GTGCTGCGTCCATTTTTGCTGAGGAGGAAGAAAGATGAAGTGGAAAAATATCTTCCTGTGAAAACACAAGTAATACTCAAGTGTGACATGTCTGCTTGGCAAAAAGCATACTATGAACAAGTCACTAGCAATGGAAGGGTTAGTCTAGGATCTG GACTCAAATCAAAGGCTTTGCAAAATCTGTCGATGCAACTTAGAAAATGTTGCAATCATCCCTATCTATTCGTTGAGCATTATAACATGTATCAACGGCAGGAAATTGTTAGATCATCAGGGAAGTTTGAATTGCTTGACCGGCTACTTCCAAAATTGCAGAGAGCTGGTCACAGGGTTCTGCTTTTCTCTCAGATGACAAAACTGCTTGATATCTTAGAAGTATATTTGCAAATGTACCAGTTCAAGTACATGAGGCTTGATGGATCTACGAAGACTGAAGAGCGAGGGAGATTATTGGCAGATTTTAACAAGAAGGACTCAGAATATTTCTTGTTTCTTCTCAGCACCCGAGCTGGAGGCCTTGGGTTGAACTTGCAGACTGCAGACACTGTTATTATTTTTGACAGTGACTGGAATCCTCAAATGGATCAGCAGGCTGAAGACCGTGCCCACCGTATTGGACAAAAGAATGAAGTGCGTGTATTCGTTCTTGTTAGTGTTGGCTCAATTGAAGAAGAGATCTTGGACCGTGCAAAACAGAAGATGGGTATTGATGCAAAAGTTATCCAGGCTGGGCTGTTCAACACAACCTCCACAG CTCAGGATAGGCGAGCATTGCTGCAGGAGATCCTGAGGAGAGGAACAAGCTCACTGGGAACTGATATCCCTAGTGAGCGTGAAATAAATCGTTTGGCTGCTCGTAATGATGAAGAATTCTGGTTGTTTGAGAAGATGGATGAAGAAAGGCGGCAAAGAGAAAACTACAAACCGAGGCTCATGGAGGGAATTGAGGTTCCAGACTGGGTGTTTGCCAATGATACTTTAACAGAGAAGATACCTGCAGATGAACCCCAGAATGTTCTGCTAACTACGAAGAGACGCAGGAAAGAGGTTGTCTACTCAGACTCTTTTGGTGATCAGTGGATGAAAGCAGATGATGTAGTTGAAGAGACTCCAAGGATGGCTCCAAGAGCAAAGCGGAGCGCTTATTCGTCTGATGTACAAGAAGTCGATTTCAGTGAGAGGAGGAAAAGGCATAAATCTCTAGTGAACATTGCAGATGATGCCAGCATTCCAATGTGGACACCAGAAAAAGTAAGGGCTGGGGTTTCTTCATATAGCAAGGATGAGAATGAAGACGATGCCGAAGATGAATCCACCACAAGTGTTTTGCAGGGGGGCAGTTTTACATGGAAGACCCTTAGAAGGAAAAGGTCAAGCCACTTCTCCAATTCCTCAGATTCAAAAGGGCGCTCGGCATTCTAA
- the LOC4337783 gene encoding ribosome biogenesis protein NOP53, which yields MGKASKGSRRGKKAWRANISTDDIEDFFEKQTRDAHAGAAAIPSLPSDSLFFVDKPASAASTSSAADAAAADVAPKDIPVQRKIEKKREKVLYHESVLKRNPYVQPVPSSLTTKKDKKKSKKKESKETQEAKIVPMEDDSGDKILDIWGEDVKGDHKAKKRSTASVIPAVEVEAPGCSFNPPFEAHQDSLAQAVADEMRKIYTKELGPKPVPLIVPGEAITEEDKFFLDADDGDEAVEEGDEDQAADALAVQRKTKTKRVTRVELNKRARRKERLRAEAEAKKMENLSKEIDSLPDIINEIAKEDEEKEKRHIRRTVAKQERLKSAPPRLGRHKFEPAPVQVLLTEEISGSLRKLKGCCNLARDRYKSIEKRGILAPSRKIRKQR from the exons atggggaaggcCTCGAAGGGGTCGCGGAGAGGGAAGAAGGCGTGGCGCGCCAACATCAGCACCGACGACATCGAGGACTTCTTCGAGAAGCAGACGCGCGACGCGCACGCCGGggccgccgccatcccgtcCCTGCCCTCCGACTCCCTCTTCTTCGTCGACAAGCCGGCCTCCGCCgcgtccacctcctccgccgccgacgccgccgcggcggatgTCGCCCCCAAAG ATATTCCTGTCCAAAGGAAGAttgagaagaagagagagaaggttcTATATCATGAGAGTGTATTGAAGCGGAATCCATATGTACAACCAGTCCCGTCTTCTTTAACGACAAAGAAGGATAAGAAGAAGTCAAAGAAGAAGGAATCGAAAGAGACACAGGAAGCGAAAATTGTTCCCATG GAAGATGATTCAGGTGATAAGATCCTTGACATCTGGGGTGAAGATGTTAAAGGAGATCACAAGGCTAAAAAG AGGTCTACCGCATCTGTGATTCCTGCTGTTGAAGTTGAGGCCCCAGGATGTTCATTTAATCCCCCATTCGAAGCACATCAG GATTCTCTTGCTCAAGCTGTTGCTGATGAGATGCGTAAAATCTACACGAAAGAGTTAGGGCCCAAACCTGTGCCACTTATTGTTCCTGGTGAAGCAATCACTGAAGAAGAT AAATTTTTTCTTGATGCGGATGATGGAGATGAAGCTGTTGAAGAAGGTGATGAAGACCAGGCTGCTGATGCTTTGGCTGTTCAGAG gaAAACTAAAACGAAAAGAGTTACAAGAGTAGAACTGAACAAAAGAGCTCGTCGTAAGGAGAGGTTAAGAGCAGAAGCTGAAGCAAAGAAGATGGAAAATCTTTCAAAGGAAATAGATAG CCTGCCTGATATAATAAATGAAATTGCtaaagaagatgaggaaaaggAGAAAAGGCACATAAGGCGAACTGTGGCTAAACAGGAAAGACTGAAGTCAGCCCCGCCTCGTCTGGGCAGACACAA ATTTGAACCAGCTCCTGTTCAAGTTCTATTAACAGAAGAGATTAGTGGCTCTCTTAGAAAGCTGAAG GGGTGCTGTAATCTAGCAAGGGACCGATATAAGAGCATCGAGAAACGTGGAATACTTGCACCAAGCAGAAAAATAAG GAAGCAACGCTAG